Proteins encoded together in one Triticum dicoccoides isolate Atlit2015 ecotype Zavitan chromosome 7B, WEW_v2.0, whole genome shotgun sequence window:
- the LOC119339469 gene encoding FBD-associated F-box protein At4g10400-like has translation MRPPFVRWIPYSTVVPDRLGALPDAVLQHVLSFLPSRDAVRTCLLARRWRHQWKSVPALRITGVDSFESCRDLNDFVNHLIILRDRTRLHACEIEAYSEYDGRGNYSADDGSERSRYTDLWTRYALSCQARLLRLGDRDPANRIAEHEWVQLSTSIASPHLTTLELDGVLLSIPSDLDFSACTNLQTIKMNRCTFQNTTDYGPVNISSTSMRYLSITDYSFMKHALVSGPSLVYLELADGHQFVPEFGSMPSLRTASIKLDHSFDRDGEDGSWLLGRLSDITNLALIAEPQMFPVFRKDFKWCTAFNKLKTLSVNDWCVKPDFRPLLYFLQQSPSLEKLCLQLFMPYQNAEGTNRSYDTTKPFLASKYLRDVKIKCHEKDERVHKIVKVLSSCGVPVEQIEIKINRHS, from the exons ATGCGTCCGCCGTTCGTCCGGTGGATCCCCTATTCGACGGTTGTgcccgaccgcctaggcgcgctcccGGACGCGGTACTCCAGCACGTGCTCTCGTTCCTGCCGTCGCGCGACGCCGTGCGCACCTGCCTGCTCGCCCGCCGCTGGCGCCACCAGTGGAAGTCCGTGCCGGCCCTGCGGATCACCGGCGTCGACTCCTTCGAGAGCTGCCGCGACCTCAACGACTTCGTCAACCATCTCATCATCCTCCGCGACCGGACGCGTCTCCATGCGTGCGAGATCGAGGCCTACTCGGAGTACGACGGCCGCGGCAACTATTCCGCCGACGACGGAAGCGAGCGGTCCCGGTACACCGATCTGTGGACCCGGTACGCCTTGTCGTGCCAGGCTCGGCTGCTTCGGCTCGGCGACCGTGACCCCGCTAATCGCATTGCCGAACACGAGTGGGTTCAGCTTAGCACTTCCATCGCCTCTCCGCATCTTACGACGCTGGAGCTCGATGGCGTGCTGCTCTCGATCCCTTCCGATCTGGATTTCTCGGCCTGCACAAACCTGCAGACAATAAAGATGAACCGCTGCACCTTCCAAAATACAACCGACTACGGTCCTGTCAACATATCGTCAACATCTATGCGATATCTGAGCATCACCGACTACTCTTTTATGAAACATGCTCTCGTTTCTGGCCCGAGCCTCGTCTACCTGGAGCTGGCAGACGGCCATCAGTTTGTTCCTGAGTTTGGGAGCATGCCGTCGTTGCGAACAGCATCTATTAAGCTTGATCACAGTTTCGATAGGGACGGCGAGGATGGTTCCTGGCTTCTTGGACGCCTGTCAGATATCACTAATCTAGCGCTCATTGCCGAGCCTCAAATG TTTCCTGTTTTCAGGAAAGATTTTAAGTGGTGCACCGCATTTAACAAGCTCAAAACCTTGTCAGTCAATGATTGGTGTGTGAAGCCTGATTTTCGCCCACTACTTTACTTTCTCCAGCAGTCACCAAGTCTCGAGAAGCTCTGCCTCCAACTATTTATG CCATATCAAAATGCTGAAGGAACAAACAGAAGCTACGATACGACAAAACCATTTTTAGCATCGAAGTATCTCAGGGATGTCAAGATCAAATGCCATGAAAAAGATGAGCGTGTTCACAAAATTGTGAAGGTTCTGAGTTCCTGTGGAGTGCCTGTTGAGCAAATCGAGATCAAGATAAATAGGCATTCTTAA